One segment of Thermus hydrothermalis DNA contains the following:
- the mnmG gene encoding tRNA uridine-5-carboxymethylaminomethyl(34) synthesis enzyme MnmG, with amino-acid sequence MPRGRIRSNQVWYSTSVMLRRMCSRTCCQTASWVKATPQRSEGTFYARAWAKVEGRMGYDVVVVGGGHAGLEAAWAAAALGVRVALVTVNPERIGTMPCNPAVGGPGKSQLVAEVVALGGLMGRAADATAIHTRTLNRSKGPAVQSLRVQVDRDLYALKAQEILAERPIEVLRGEVAALWVEGGRLLGVRTVDGRGIPAKAVVVAGGTFLGGVVWYGRRSRPAGRQGEPPARFLSQSLKAVGHTLRRFKTGTPPRIRADSVDFERLEVVPPEVPPGSFTGNPGPHAARLPTWQTRTTDKTHRLIRENLHLSPLYAGDIVGIGPRYCPSIEDKVVRFADKESHLLFVEPDGLATSEVYLQGFSSSLPPELQEEMVRSLPGFEGAVIQRYAYAVEYDSLDPTELTRGLQSRFLPGLFAAGQVNGTSGYEEAAAQGLLAGLNAARYALGLPEVHLPRESGYIGVLVDDLVGRGTDEPYRMMTSRVELRLLCRADNADERLTPLAVAWGLRPREDLARVEAKYRRVAEELKRLEALRIDGVSGLQWLRRPENTYEALAERFPPPSPLTPEEAYQVEVRAKYAGYIERQERLREKMRDLEAHPIPEGLDFPKVPGLSREAVEKLSRLRPRTLAEAARVPGIRDSDLTALLVHLRRLA; translated from the coding sequence ATGCCCAGGGGGCGGATCCGCTCAAACCAGGTGTGGTACTCCACCTCGGTGATGTTGCGGCGGATGTGCTCCAGGACGTGTTGCCAAACGGCCTCGTGGGTCAAGGCTACCCCCCAGCGTTCCGAGGGTACATTCTACGCCAGGGCCTGGGCTAAAGTGGAGGGCAGGATGGGGTACGACGTGGTGGTGGTGGGTGGGGGGCACGCCGGCCTCGAGGCCGCCTGGGCCGCGGCGGCCTTGGGGGTGCGGGTGGCCCTGGTCACCGTGAACCCGGAGCGCATCGGCACCATGCCCTGCAACCCCGCCGTGGGGGGGCCGGGCAAGAGCCAGTTGGTGGCGGAGGTGGTGGCCCTGGGAGGGCTCATGGGCCGGGCGGCGGACGCCACGGCCATCCACACCCGCACGCTTAACCGCTCCAAGGGGCCTGCGGTGCAAAGCCTTAGGGTCCAGGTGGACCGGGACCTGTACGCCCTTAAGGCGCAGGAGATCCTGGCCGAAAGGCCCATAGAGGTCCTGAGGGGAGAGGTGGCGGCCCTCTGGGTGGAGGGGGGGAGGCTCCTTGGGGTGCGCACCGTGGACGGCCGGGGCATCCCCGCCAAGGCGGTGGTGGTGGCAGGGGGTACCTTTCTGGGCGGGGTGGTCTGGTACGGGCGGCGCTCCCGGCCTGCGGGCAGGCAGGGCGAGCCCCCAGCCCGCTTCCTCTCCCAAAGCCTAAAGGCCGTGGGCCACACCCTCCGCCGCTTCAAGACGGGGACCCCCCCCAGGATCCGGGCGGACTCCGTGGATTTTGAGCGTCTGGAGGTGGTCCCCCCCGAGGTGCCGCCCGGGAGCTTCACGGGAAACCCAGGGCCCCACGCCGCTAGGCTTCCCACCTGGCAGACCCGCACCACGGACAAGACCCACCGGCTCATCCGGGAAAACCTCCACCTCTCCCCCCTCTACGCCGGGGACATCGTGGGGATCGGCCCCCGGTACTGCCCCTCCATAGAGGACAAGGTGGTGCGCTTCGCCGACAAGGAAAGCCACCTCCTCTTCGTGGAGCCCGATGGCCTCGCCACCAGCGAGGTCTACCTCCAGGGGTTTTCCTCTAGCCTTCCCCCCGAGCTCCAGGAGGAGATGGTGCGAAGCCTCCCCGGGTTTGAGGGGGCGGTGATCCAGCGCTACGCCTACGCCGTGGAGTACGACAGCCTGGACCCCACGGAGCTTACCCGGGGCCTCCAGTCCCGCTTCCTCCCCGGGCTTTTCGCCGCGGGCCAGGTGAACGGCACCTCGGGCTACGAGGAGGCGGCGGCCCAAGGGCTTTTGGCGGGGCTCAACGCCGCCCGGTACGCCCTGGGCCTTCCCGAGGTGCACCTCCCGCGGGAAAGCGGCTACATCGGCGTCCTGGTGGATGACCTGGTGGGCCGGGGCACGGACGAGCCCTACCGGATGATGACCTCCCGGGTGGAGCTCCGCCTCCTCTGCCGGGCGGACAACGCCGACGAGCGCCTCACCCCCTTGGCGGTGGCTTGGGGCCTGAGGCCCAGGGAGGACCTCGCCCGGGTGGAGGCCAAGTACCGGCGGGTGGCGGAGGAGCTAAAGCGCCTGGAGGCCTTGCGGATAGATGGGGTAAGCGGCCTCCAGTGGCTCAGGCGGCCGGAGAACACCTACGAAGCCCTGGCGGAGCGCTTCCCGCCCCCCTCTCCCCTGACGCCGGAGGAGGCCTACCAGGTGGAGGTGCGGGCCAAGTATGCGGGCTACATTGAACGGCAGGAGAGGCTAAGGGAGAAGATGCGGGACCTCGAGGCCCACCCCATCCCCGAGGGCCTGGACTTCCCCAAGGTGCCGGGGCTTTCCCGGGAGGCGGTGGAGAAGCTTTCCCGCCTCCGTCCCCGCACCCTGGCCGAGGCCGCCCGGGTGCCGGGGATCCGCGACTCCGACCTCACCGCCCTCCTCGTCCACCTGCGGAGGCTCGCCTGA
- the eno gene encoding phosphopyruvate hydratase produces the protein MTTIVSVKAREVLDSRGFPTVEAEVELEGGARGRAMVPSGASTGTHEALELRDGGRRYLGKGVRRAVENIEGRIAPELIGRDALDQEGVDRAMLELDGTPNKANLGANAILAVSLATARAAAEALGLPLYRYLGGIQGVVLPVPLMNVINGGKHADNRLDFQEFMLVPAGAESFAEALRMGAEVFHALKGVLRERGYSTNVGDEGGFAPDLKRNEEAVELLLLAIERAGYTPGEEVSLALDPAASEFYRDGKYHLEGEGKVLTSEEMVAFWASWVEKYPIRSIEDGLAEDDWEGWRLLTETLGNRVQLVGDDLFVTNPERLRQGIERGVANAILVKVNQIGTLSETLEAIRLAQRSGYRAVISHRSGETEDSFIADLAVAVNAGQIKTGSLSRSDRLAKYNQLLRIEEALGGAARYLGYGAF, from the coding sequence ATGACCACGATCGTGAGCGTCAAGGCGCGGGAAGTGTTGGACTCCAGGGGCTTTCCCACGGTGGAGGCCGAGGTGGAGCTGGAAGGGGGTGCCCGGGGCCGGGCCATGGTGCCCTCCGGGGCCTCCACGGGCACCCACGAGGCCTTGGAGCTTCGGGACGGAGGGAGGCGCTACCTGGGCAAGGGGGTGCGCCGGGCGGTGGAGAACATAGAGGGGCGCATCGCCCCCGAGCTGATCGGCCGGGACGCCTTGGACCAGGAAGGGGTGGACCGGGCCATGCTGGAGCTGGACGGCACCCCCAACAAGGCCAACCTGGGGGCGAACGCCATCCTGGCCGTTTCCCTGGCCACCGCCCGGGCGGCGGCGGAGGCTTTGGGGCTACCCCTTTACCGCTATTTGGGTGGGATCCAAGGGGTGGTCCTGCCCGTTCCCCTCATGAACGTGATCAACGGGGGAAAGCACGCGGACAACCGCCTGGACTTCCAGGAGTTCATGCTGGTTCCCGCCGGGGCGGAAAGCTTCGCCGAGGCCTTGCGGATGGGGGCCGAGGTCTTCCACGCCCTCAAGGGGGTTTTGCGGGAGCGGGGCTACAGCACCAACGTGGGGGACGAGGGGGGCTTTGCCCCCGACCTAAAGCGCAACGAAGAGGCGGTGGAGCTTCTCCTCCTCGCCATTGAGCGGGCGGGGTACACCCCAGGGGAGGAGGTTTCCTTGGCCCTGGACCCGGCGGCGAGCGAGTTCTACCGGGACGGCAAGTACCACCTGGAAGGGGAAGGGAAGGTCCTCACCTCCGAGGAGATGGTGGCCTTCTGGGCCTCCTGGGTGGAGAAGTACCCCATCCGCTCCATTGAGGACGGCCTGGCGGAGGACGACTGGGAGGGGTGGCGGCTTCTTACGGAAACCTTGGGCAACCGGGTGCAGCTCGTGGGGGATGACCTTTTCGTCACCAACCCCGAGCGGCTTCGCCAGGGCATTGAGCGGGGGGTGGCCAACGCCATCCTGGTCAAGGTGAACCAGATCGGCACCCTTTCCGAGACCCTCGAGGCCATCCGCCTGGCCCAGCGCTCCGGCTACCGGGCGGTGATCAGCCACCGCTCGGGGGAGACCGAGGACAGCTTCATCGCCGATTTGGCGGTGGCGGTGAACGCCGGGCAGATCAAGACGGGCTCCCTTTCCCGCTCCGACCGCCTCGCCAAGTACAACCAGCTCCTGCGCATTGAGGAGGCCCTGGGCGGGGCGGCCCGCTACCTCGGTTATGGGGCCTTTTAA
- a CDS encoding TIGR04053 family radical SAM/SPASM domain-containing protein, translated as MKPDLHRFPLLVAWEMTRACLLACQHCRASAVPEPLPDELSTEEGLKLLRELATYTPKPILLPTGGDPLARPDLFLLLEEAQRLGLKVGITPAVTPRLTREVVARFRELGVHQMAISLDGASPEAHDGFRGVPGTFALALKALSWAQEVGLMTQVNTTVTRRTARELPGIAEILAEKGVATWEVFFLVPVGRGALLEQLSPEEYEEVMHLLYDLSRLYPFKVRTTEGPMFRRLVLERRRREGGEDGALVGEGRGVHLSDGFGFVFVAANGEVYPSGFLPIPAGNVREKPLLAIYRESPLFQALRNKALLKGKCGVCEYREICGGSRARAYAETGDYLASDPRCAHIPKTWGQMPLA; from the coding sequence ATGAAGCCCGACCTCCACCGCTTCCCCCTCTTGGTGGCCTGGGAGATGACCCGGGCCTGCCTCCTCGCCTGCCAGCACTGCCGGGCCTCCGCCGTGCCCGAACCCCTCCCCGACGAGCTCTCCACCGAGGAGGGCCTTAAGCTCCTCCGGGAACTCGCCACCTACACCCCCAAGCCCATCCTCCTCCCCACCGGGGGCGACCCCCTGGCCCGCCCCGACCTCTTCCTCCTCCTGGAGGAAGCCCAGCGCCTAGGCCTCAAGGTGGGCATCACCCCCGCCGTCACCCCGAGGCTCACCCGGGAGGTGGTGGCCCGCTTCCGGGAGCTCGGCGTCCACCAGATGGCCATTTCCCTGGACGGGGCAAGCCCCGAGGCCCACGACGGCTTCCGCGGGGTGCCGGGCACCTTCGCCCTGGCCCTAAAGGCCCTGTCCTGGGCCCAAGAGGTGGGCCTCATGACCCAGGTGAACACCACCGTGACCCGGCGCACCGCAAGGGAGCTTCCCGGGATCGCCGAGATCCTGGCGGAAAAGGGCGTGGCCACGTGGGAGGTCTTCTTCCTGGTGCCCGTGGGCCGGGGAGCCTTGCTGGAGCAACTCTCCCCCGAGGAGTACGAGGAGGTGATGCACCTCCTCTACGACCTCTCCCGCCTTTACCCCTTCAAGGTGCGCACCACGGAAGGCCCCATGTTCCGCCGCCTCGTTCTAGAGCGCCGAAGGAGGGAGGGGGGAGAGGACGGGGCCTTGGTGGGGGAAGGGCGGGGCGTCCACCTTTCCGATGGCTTCGGCTTCGTCTTCGTGGCCGCCAACGGGGAGGTCTACCCCTCGGGCTTCCTCCCCATTCCCGCCGGAAACGTGCGGGAAAAGCCCCTTTTGGCCATCTACCGCGAAAGCCCCCTCTTCCAGGCGCTACGCAACAAAGCCCTGCTCAAGGGCAAGTGCGGGGTTTGCGAGTACCGGGAGATTTGCGGGGGTAGCCGGGCCCGGGCCTATGCGGAAACCGGGGACTACCTGGCCTCGGACCCCCGTTGCGCCCACATCCCCAAAACCTGGGGACAAATGCCCCTGGCGTAG
- the pyk gene encoding pyruvate kinase: MGPFKRTKIVATLGPASSTKEVIRAMAEAGVDVFRLNFSHGTPEDHGKRVALVREVEEELDKSLAILQDLQGPKIRVGRFKKGRVELKAGQAFVLTRRPVEGDETQVSISYRGLPEDVVPGQALLLDDGRIRLRVERVEGDEIHTVVEVGGVLSDHKGINVPGADLSIPALSEKDIQDLALGAELGVDWVAVSFVRTRDDLLLARHYLSRYGSRAKLMAKIEKPSAVQRFEEILEEADGIMVARGDLGVEMPLEEVPIVQKRLILRCIAAGKPVITATQMLESMVQNPSPTRAEASDVANAIFDGSDAVMLSAETAAGAYPVEAVAMMARIARAVEASPEFLQKLNVLRPAPTPTTQDAIAQAADDIVEAVGARAVVVFTATGGSARRVARTRPQVPILALTPSPEVKRQLALVWGVLPRLAPDPEDTDDMVRIALREVKALGLAQVGERVVIAAGVPFGVRGTTNLIRVERVS; encoded by the coding sequence ATGGGGCCTTTTAAGCGCACCAAGATCGTGGCTACCCTGGGGCCTGCCTCCAGCACCAAGGAGGTGATCCGGGCCATGGCGGAGGCGGGGGTGGACGTCTTCCGCTTGAACTTCAGCCACGGCACCCCGGAGGACCACGGGAAGCGGGTGGCCCTGGTGCGGGAGGTGGAGGAGGAGCTGGACAAGAGCTTGGCCATCCTCCAGGACCTCCAAGGCCCCAAGATCCGCGTGGGCCGCTTCAAGAAAGGGCGGGTGGAGCTCAAGGCGGGCCAAGCCTTCGTCCTCACCCGGAGGCCCGTGGAGGGGGACGAGACCCAGGTCTCCATCAGTTACCGTGGCCTGCCCGAGGATGTGGTTCCCGGACAGGCCCTCCTCCTGGACGATGGCCGGATCCGCCTCCGGGTGGAGAGGGTGGAGGGGGACGAGATCCACACCGTGGTGGAGGTGGGGGGCGTCCTCTCCGACCACAAGGGGATTAACGTTCCCGGGGCCGACCTTTCCATCCCCGCCCTCTCCGAGAAGGACATCCAGGACCTGGCCCTGGGGGCCGAGCTTGGGGTGGACTGGGTGGCGGTTTCCTTCGTGCGCACCCGGGACGACCTCCTCCTCGCCCGGCACTACCTTTCCCGCTACGGCTCCCGGGCCAAGCTCATGGCCAAGATTGAGAAGCCCTCCGCCGTGCAGCGCTTTGAGGAGATCCTGGAGGAGGCGGACGGCATCATGGTGGCCCGGGGGGACCTGGGGGTGGAGATGCCCCTGGAGGAGGTTCCCATCGTGCAAAAGCGCCTCATCCTGAGGTGCATCGCCGCCGGGAAGCCCGTGATCACCGCCACCCAGATGCTGGAGTCCATGGTGCAAAACCCAAGCCCCACCCGGGCGGAGGCCTCGGATGTGGCCAACGCCATCTTTGACGGCTCGGATGCGGTGATGCTTTCTGCCGAAACCGCCGCCGGGGCGTACCCCGTGGAAGCGGTGGCCATGATGGCCCGCATCGCCAGGGCGGTGGAGGCTTCCCCGGAGTTTTTGCAGAAGCTCAACGTGCTCCGCCCCGCACCCACCCCCACCACCCAAGACGCCATCGCCCAGGCGGCGGACGACATCGTGGAGGCGGTGGGGGCCCGGGCCGTGGTGGTCTTCACCGCCACCGGGGGCTCGGCCCGGCGTGTGGCCCGCACCCGGCCCCAGGTGCCCATCCTGGCCCTCACCCCAAGCCCCGAGGTGAAGCGGCAACTGGCCCTGGTCTGGGGCGTCCTGCCCCGCCTGGCCCCGGACCCAGAGGACACGGACGACATGGTGCGGATTGCCCTGAGGGAGGTGAAGGCCCTAGGCCTGGCTCAGGTGGGGGAGCGGGTGGTCATCGCCGCCGGGGTCCCCTTTGGCGTGCGGGGGACCACCAACCTGATCCGGGTGGAGCGGGTGAGCTAA
- the rsmG gene encoding 16S rRNA (guanine(527)-N(7))-methyltransferase RsmG → MGLSPEGVRLLLEGGEALGLDLSPHVPAFSRLYDLLLEGNRRANLTALRTEGEVVVKHFLDSLTLLVLPLWEGPLRVLDLGTGAGFPGLPLKIVRPELEIVLLDATRKKVDFVAEAVAALGLKGAKALWGRAEVLAHEPAHREAYHRVVARAVAPMCVLAELGLPFLALEGAMVAQKGPRVAEELEPLPKALSTLGGRLGEVRRLALPGGEERCLVVLHKEAPTPPRYPRRPGVPEKHPLC, encoded by the coding sequence GTGGGCCTGAGCCCGGAGGGCGTGCGGCTTCTCCTGGAAGGGGGGGAGGCCTTGGGCTTGGACCTAAGCCCCCACGTGCCCGCCTTCTCCCGCCTCTACGACCTGTTGCTGGAGGGGAACCGCCGCGCCAACCTCACCGCCTTGCGCACCGAGGGCGAGGTGGTGGTGAAGCACTTCCTGGACTCCCTCACCCTCCTTGTCCTGCCCCTTTGGGAGGGGCCCTTGCGGGTCCTGGACCTGGGCACGGGGGCGGGGTTTCCCGGCCTGCCCCTGAAGATCGTGCGTCCCGAGTTGGAGATCGTCCTCCTGGACGCCACCAGGAAGAAGGTGGACTTCGTGGCGGAGGCGGTGGCCGCCCTAGGGCTAAAGGGGGCCAAGGCCCTTTGGGGAAGGGCGGAGGTCCTGGCCCACGAGCCTGCCCACCGGGAGGCCTACCACCGGGTGGTGGCCCGGGCCGTGGCCCCTATGTGCGTGTTGGCGGAACTGGGCCTTCCCTTCCTCGCCCTGGAGGGGGCCATGGTGGCCCAGAAGGGGCCCAGGGTGGCGGAGGAGCTAGAACCCCTCCCCAAAGCCCTTTCCACCTTGGGCGGGCGCCTGGGGGAGGTGCGGCGCCTTGCCCTCCCTGGGGGGGAGGAGCGGTGCCTGGTGGTCCTCCACAAGGAGGCCCCCACCCCGCCCCGCTACCCCCGGCGTCCCGGCGTTCCCGAGAAGCATCCTTTATGCTAA
- the dnaN gene encoding DNA polymerase III subunit beta — protein MRVVLPKNLLAERLSFLERVIPSRSSNPLFTYLGLALGQDALVLFGSNGEVDLEAGLPAEVQGEGRYLVPAQPFFQLVRSLPGEQVELVLGGDLELVSGTFRTRLALAPTEGYPELSFPEPSPSEAYPWQTALPVEDLLRALTHVRYAASHEEYRAIFRGVQLEFSERGVRSVASDGYRLALYQLERPQPFQKKAVVPARSVDEVARVLKGVGDGEVVLALGPGTLGLAVREGEGWVRLAVRLMEGEFPDYERVIPKEFPLKATLEAEAFREALRRVSVLADRQNHRVDLFFQEGRVLLSAEGDYGKGQEELPVALEGTPLAVAYNARYLLEALGPISGQAALWLSGATSPSLVRPAEEGGYQAVVVPLRV, from the coding sequence ATGCGTGTAGTCCTTCCCAAAAACCTGCTGGCTGAACGCCTCTCTTTCCTAGAGAGGGTCATCCCTTCGCGTAGCTCCAACCCCCTTTTCACCTACCTGGGCCTTGCTTTGGGCCAAGACGCCTTGGTGCTTTTCGGGAGCAACGGGGAGGTGGACCTCGAGGCCGGCCTCCCGGCCGAGGTCCAGGGGGAGGGGCGCTACCTGGTGCCCGCCCAGCCCTTTTTCCAACTGGTCCGAAGCCTCCCCGGGGAGCAGGTGGAGCTGGTCTTGGGGGGTGATCTGGAACTGGTGTCCGGCACCTTCCGTACCCGGCTCGCCCTGGCCCCCACCGAGGGCTACCCCGAGCTTTCCTTCCCCGAGCCTAGCCCTTCCGAGGCGTACCCTTGGCAGACCGCCTTGCCGGTGGAAGACCTCCTCCGTGCCCTTACCCACGTGCGCTACGCCGCAAGCCACGAGGAGTACCGGGCCATCTTCCGCGGGGTCCAGCTGGAGTTCTCGGAAAGGGGGGTGCGGAGCGTGGCCTCGGACGGCTACCGCCTGGCCCTTTACCAGCTGGAAAGGCCCCAGCCCTTCCAGAAGAAGGCGGTGGTCCCCGCCCGCAGCGTGGACGAGGTGGCGCGGGTTCTCAAAGGGGTGGGGGATGGGGAGGTGGTCTTGGCCCTGGGCCCAGGCACCCTGGGCTTGGCGGTGCGGGAAGGGGAGGGGTGGGTGCGCCTGGCGGTGAGGCTCATGGAGGGGGAGTTCCCCGATTACGAGCGGGTCATCCCCAAGGAGTTTCCCCTAAAGGCCACCCTCGAGGCCGAGGCCTTCCGCGAGGCCTTGCGGCGGGTGAGCGTTCTGGCGGACAGGCAGAACCACCGGGTGGACCTCTTCTTCCAGGAAGGGCGGGTCCTCCTGTCCGCTGAAGGGGACTACGGCAAGGGCCAGGAGGAGCTTCCCGTGGCCTTGGAGGGAACGCCCCTCGCCGTGGCCTACAACGCCCGGTATCTCCTCGAGGCCCTAGGGCCCATCTCGGGCCAGGCCGCCCTCTGGCTTTCCGGGGCCACGAGCCCGAGCTTGGTGCGCCCGGCGGAGGAAGGAGGGTACCAGGCGGTGGTGGTTCCCTTGAGGGTGTAA
- the soj gene encoding chromosome-partitioning ATPase Soj: MLRAKVRRIALVNQKGGVGKTTTAINLAAYLARMGRRVLLVDLDPQGNATSGLGVRAERGVYHLLQGEALAELVKEVDGFHLLPATPELVGATVELAEAPTALREVLEDQAYEFTLLDVPPSLSPITLNALAAAEGVVVPVQAEYYALEGVAGLLATLDEVRSRLNPSLRLLGILITMYDGRTLLSQQVEAQLRAHFGEKVFWTVVPRNVRLAEAPSFGRTIAQHAPTSPGAHAYRRLAEEVIARVQEG, from the coding sequence ATGCTAAGGGCCAAGGTGCGGCGGATCGCCTTGGTCAACCAGAAGGGGGGCGTGGGGAAGACCACCACCGCCATCAACCTGGCCGCCTACCTGGCCCGCATGGGCAGGCGGGTGCTCCTGGTGGACCTGGACCCTCAGGGCAACGCCACGAGCGGCCTGGGGGTGCGGGCGGAGCGGGGCGTCTACCACCTCCTCCAGGGAGAAGCCTTGGCGGAACTGGTGAAGGAGGTGGACGGCTTCCACCTCCTTCCCGCCACCCCCGAGCTGGTGGGGGCCACGGTGGAGCTCGCCGAGGCGCCCACGGCCCTAAGGGAGGTCCTGGAGGACCAGGCCTACGAGTTCACCCTCCTGGACGTTCCCCCAAGCCTTTCCCCCATCACCCTGAACGCCCTGGCGGCGGCGGAGGGGGTGGTGGTGCCGGTGCAGGCGGAGTACTACGCCCTGGAGGGGGTGGCGGGGCTTCTCGCCACCTTGGACGAGGTGCGGAGCCGCCTCAACCCCTCCTTGCGCCTCCTGGGCATCCTCATCACCATGTACGATGGCCGCACCCTGCTTTCCCAACAGGTGGAGGCCCAACTAAGGGCCCACTTCGGGGAGAAGGTGTTCTGGACGGTGGTCCCCCGCAACGTGCGCCTGGCGGAAGCCCCTAGCTTCGGCCGCACCATCGCCCAGCACGCCCCCACCTCCCCCGGGGCCCACGCCTACCGCCGCCTGGCCGAGGAGGTGATCGCCCGTGTCCAAGAAGGCTAG
- the dnaA gene encoding chromosomal replication initiator protein DnaA — protein sequence MTHEAVWQHVLEHIRRNITEVEYHTWFERIRPLGIRDGVLELAVPTSFAMDWIRRHYAELIQEGLSLLGAQAPRFELKVVPGTPVQEDIFQAAPSPEPVQPKLNPKYTFENFVVGPNNSMAHAAAVAVAESPGRAYNPLFIYGGVGLGKTHLMHAVGHSVAKRFPHLKIEYVSTETFTNELINAIREDRMTEFRERYRSVDLLLVDDIQFIAGKERTQEEFFHTFNALYEAHKQIILSSDRPPKDILTLEARLRSRFEWGLITDIQPPDLETRIAILKMNAEQRGLRVSEEVLEYIARQVTSNIRELEGALMRAIAYASLNGVELTRAVAAKALSEIFAPREVAVAPEEIVRKVAEHFALRPEDLLGGGRRKEVVLPRQIAMYLVRELTRSSLPEIGQLFGGRDHTTVLYAIQKIQELSESDREVQSLLRRLKEALV from the coding sequence TTGACCCACGAGGCCGTTTGGCAACACGTCCTGGAGCACATCCGCCGCAACATCACCGAGGTGGAGTACCACACCTGGTTTGAGCGGATCCGCCCCCTGGGCATCCGGGACGGGGTCTTGGAATTGGCGGTGCCCACCTCCTTCGCCATGGACTGGATCCGGCGGCACTACGCCGAGCTCATCCAGGAGGGCCTAAGCCTCCTGGGGGCCCAGGCCCCCCGGTTTGAGCTCAAGGTGGTACCGGGAACCCCGGTGCAAGAGGACATCTTCCAGGCCGCCCCCTCTCCCGAACCCGTCCAACCCAAGCTAAACCCCAAGTACACCTTTGAGAACTTCGTGGTGGGGCCCAACAACTCCATGGCCCATGCGGCGGCGGTGGCGGTGGCCGAGTCCCCCGGGCGGGCCTACAACCCCCTTTTCATCTACGGGGGCGTGGGCCTGGGGAAGACCCACCTGATGCACGCCGTGGGCCACTCCGTGGCCAAGCGCTTCCCCCACCTGAAGATTGAATACGTTTCCACGGAAACCTTCACCAACGAGCTCATCAACGCCATCCGCGAGGACCGGATGACGGAGTTCCGGGAGCGCTACCGCTCCGTGGACCTCCTTTTGGTGGACGACATCCAGTTCATCGCCGGCAAGGAGCGCACGCAGGAGGAGTTCTTCCACACCTTCAACGCCCTTTACGAGGCCCACAAGCAGATCATCCTGTCCTCCGACCGCCCCCCCAAGGACATCCTCACCCTCGAGGCCCGCCTGCGGAGCCGGTTTGAGTGGGGCCTCATCACGGACATCCAACCCCCCGACCTGGAAACCCGTATCGCCATCCTGAAGATGAACGCCGAGCAACGGGGCCTACGGGTGAGCGAGGAGGTCTTGGAGTACATCGCCCGCCAGGTGACCTCCAACATCCGGGAACTGGAAGGGGCCCTCATGCGGGCCATCGCCTACGCCTCCCTAAACGGGGTGGAGCTCACCCGGGCCGTGGCCGCCAAGGCCCTTTCCGAGATCTTCGCCCCCCGGGAGGTGGCGGTGGCCCCAGAGGAGATCGTGCGCAAGGTGGCGGAGCACTTCGCCCTCCGCCCCGAAGACCTCCTGGGGGGCGGCAGGCGGAAGGAGGTGGTCCTCCCGCGGCAGATCGCCATGTACCTGGTGCGGGAGCTCACCCGCTCCTCCCTGCCGGAAATCGGCCAGCTCTTCGGCGGACGGGACCACACCACGGTCCTCTACGCCATCCAGAAAATCCAGGAACTCTCGGAGAGCGACCGGGAGGTGCAAAGCCTCCTCCGCCGGCTTAAGGAGGCCTTGGTATGA
- a CDS encoding c-type cytochrome — protein sequence MRRLLPLIFLAGLFALGQSPGAKLYSANCQSCHQATGQGIPGAFPPLTHLDKVVQAKGGREYLIRVVLYGLQGPLAVEGKAYNGVMPPFRQLKDEEVANLLNHVLTTFAKSKAKPITAQEVKAQRAKPLSPQEVLKSRPPVK from the coding sequence ATGCGGCGCCTTTTGCCTCTTATTTTCCTCGCCGGCCTATTCGCGCTCGGGCAAAGCCCGGGGGCCAAGCTCTACTCCGCCAACTGCCAAAGCTGCCACCAGGCCACGGGCCAGGGCATCCCCGGGGCCTTCCCGCCCCTCACCCACCTGGACAAGGTGGTCCAGGCCAAGGGGGGCCGAGAGTACCTCATCCGGGTGGTCCTCTACGGCCTCCAGGGCCCCCTCGCCGTGGAAGGCAAGGCCTACAACGGGGTCATGCCCCCCTTCCGGCAGCTGAAGGACGAGGAGGTGGCGAACCTCTTGAACCACGTCCTCACCACCTTCGCCAAGTCCAAGGCCAAACCCATCACCGCCCAGGAGGTGAAGGCCCAAAGGGCCAAACCCCTCTCCCCGCAGGAGGTGCTCAAGTCCCGTCCCCCGGTCAAATAG